The following proteins are co-located in the Primulina tabacum isolate GXHZ01 chromosome 11, ASM2559414v2, whole genome shotgun sequence genome:
- the LOC142519561 gene encoding uncharacterized protein LOC142519561 — MWMATYPLVESSAFVEPFCSPSSLNPLLNPTPKFAPKFSDFFYSAADSNFYDGKSSVWRIELASATWFHVDALLTLQELEEGCTFSILLRHQKDNGLQHWFKNWQHLRKHKLTASTFGMAVGLWPRGRIKLWLEKLGLIEPFSGNLATCWSNIKEEEALERYKLITGNPISFPEFQVHGKKNPEDNWLAASPDGVVDSYIYGLPSHGVLEIKCPFFGGDMTRAYPWKRVPLYYIPQAQGLMEILDRDWMDMYVWTVHGSSLFRLYRNEEYWYVLKMALSDFWWKHVQPAKEICNTSVITNPLVELKSFRPAPKHELCSYIVHESKIVVDNSDLLMREIHGKLQY; from the exons ATGTGGATGGCTACCTACCCCTTg GTTGAGAGCTCGGCATTTGTAGAGCCGTTCTGCTCTCCTTCCTCCTTAAATCCTCTGTTAAACCCCACACCCAAATTCGCTCCTAAATTCTCAGACTTCTTCTACTCAGCTGCTGATTCCAATTTTTATGATGGTAAAT CATCTGTTTGGAGAATTGAGCTAGCCTCAGCTACTTGGTTTCATGTCGATGCCCTTTTGA CACTTCAAGAGCTTGAAGAAGGGTGTACTTTCTCCATTCTACTGCGGCACCAGAAG GACAACGGGCTTCAGCATTGGTTCAAAAATTGGCAACACCTGAGAAAACATAAACTAACAGCGAGTACGTTTGGCATGGCTGTTGGTTTATGGCCTCGTGGACGAATCAAGTTGTGGCTAGAGAAGCTTGGGTTAATTGAACCATTTTCTGGTAACTTAGCTACGTGTTGGAGCAATATTAAGGAAGAGGAAGCTCTCGAAAGGTACAAGTTAATAACCGGAAATCCCATATCATTTCCTGAATTCCAGGTCCATGGAAAAAAGAATCCTGAAGATAATTGGCTTGCAGCTTCTCCTGATGGAGTTGTTGATAGCTATATTTATGGCTTACCTTCACACGGGGTTCTTGAAATCAAATGTCCATTTTTCGGTGGTGATATGACCCGTGCCTACCCATGGAAACGAGTGCCACTTTATTATATCCCCCAAGCTCAAGGTTTAATGGAAATACTGGACCGAGATTGGATGGACATGTATGTTTGGACAGTTCATGGCAGTAGTTTGTTTAGGTTATATCGCAATGAGGAATATTGGTATGTTTTGAAAATGGCATTGTCTGATTTCTGGTGGAAGCATGTCCAGCCTGCAAAAGAGATATGCAATACATCGGTGATCACTAATCCTCTTGTAGAATTAAAATCATTCAGGCCAGCTCCGAAGCATGAATTATGCAGTTACATTGTGCATGAAAGCAAGATTGTCGTTGACAACTCTGACCTGCTGATGCGGGAAATTCATGGCAAGTTACAATACTGA
- the LOC142517962 gene encoding uncharacterized protein LOC142517962, producing the protein MAAAAYALRHHLCSCQSTLLLLHFRNPRFHFHPLRLIPMSNNHILRSWPLILCRSRQWDSNAESYNRNDEEEEAYDEFYDDTEQWTNLLRDYIDSIWILKVFRSFGWMLPPIILFLLLANGLKAFLMALALPVGQSTLAFTFQRIRNVGKNKSKRNTDTKKRRYRSRASRKVKPEEARVWAGSQGEIKRKKENPSWFSKNDVLQYNMDNKIANYGGWDEIETGGQPSIGSSRSPAQKLSESQAIDKEKSELSWRSSESGTPLLLRLLVTIFPFFEFLD; encoded by the exons ATGGCGGCGGCGGCCTATGCTCTCCGTCACCACCTATGTTCATGCCAATCTactctgctgctgctgcatttcAGAAATCCCCGTTTCCACTTTCACCCTCTTCGCTTAATTCCCATGTCCAATAATCATATCCTCCGTTCATGGCCACTTATACTTTGCAGGTCCCGTCAATGGGACTCCAACGCCGAATCTTACAACCGTAACGATGAAGAAGAAGAGGCATACGATGAGTTTTATGACGATACTGAACAGTGGACCAATCTTCTTCGAGATTATATCGACAGCATCTGGATTTTGAAG GTTTTTCGATCCTTTGGATGGATGCTTCCtcctataattttatttttgttgctGGCAAATGGTCTTAAAGCTTTTCTCATGGCACTAGCACTTCCCGTTGGACAGTCAACTCTCGCATTTACATTCCAGAGAATACGAAATGTGgggaaaaacaaatcaaaacgaaaTACTGACACAAAAAAGAGAAGATATCGCTCTCGTGCATCAAGGAAAGTTAAACCTGAGGAAGCCAGGGTATGGGCTGGAAGCCAAGGGGAaatcaaaagaaagaaagaaaatcccTCTTGGTTTTCGAAAAATGATGTCTTGCAGTATAACATGGACAATAAAATAGCTAATTATGGTGGTTGGGATGAGATAGAAACTGGCGGGCAACCTAGTATAGGATCTTCGAGAAGTCCAGCACAAAAATTAAGTGAATCGCAGGCTATTGATAAAGAGAAGAGTGAGTTGAGCTGGAGATCGAGTGAAAGTGGTACACCTTTATTGCTGCGGTTGCTGGTCACCATTTTTCCCTTTTTTGAGTTCTTGGATTAA
- the LOC142517747 gene encoding uncharacterized protein LOC142517747: protein MTSLFTWPDNSASLTAQSSSNFQPPQRQVTPPEGHSQQSNSRQSNVYNLLARREVSPRTKRTPKILWGKASSHTDFSGIKCEIAKDAKQELFSWAEAESLLRLSARYCPLLPPPRSTIAAAFSADGRTLASTHGDHTVKIIDYQTGKCLKVLSGHRRTPWVVRFHPLHPEVLASGSLDHEVRLWDAKSADCIGSRDFYRPIASIAFHAQGEILAVASGRKLYIWHYNRRGEASSPRIILRTCRSLRAVHFHPHAAPFLLTAEVNDLDSSDPSMTLATSPGYLRYPPPTIYLADTHSSYRSNSGNEPPIMSIPFLLWPSIGRRDGMSPSQQNNGDANPNASQQMLDSSASVRLLTFSTPSGRYELVLSPIESSSSPVRQDVQNNSLTREMDDAVSQPAVAAMESDMQAEETSNPFFPIGDSAYWEIPFLQGWFIGQTQAGQPALPPQNGGASEGLSSYSAMGNPSSIVPLVIPNNVGTSRVSSRSGSRHRSSRSRTIPTVGSSDVAAFNRIPSDQSNSQPFMNQVQSEVAISLAAAAAAELPCTVKLRIWSHDVKNPCAPLDTKQCLLTIPHAVLCSEMGAHFSPCGRFLAVCVACILPNMEADPGFQGHVRHDVTEASTSPTGHPVLAHQVVYELRIYSLEAAAFGSVLASRAIRAAHCLTSIQFSPTSEHLLLAYGRRHSSLLKSVVIDGDQTMPIYTILEIYRISDMELVTVLPSAEDEVNVACFHPAVGGGFVYGTKEGKLRILQCDISHEFNGEVSSIPDYNMFEVPAYTIGG from the exons ATGACGTCATTGTTCACGTGGCCCGATAATTCAGCCTCCCTCACCGCACAATCGTCGTCAAATTTTCAGCCGCCGCAGAGACAGGTGACTCCCCCAGAGGGTCATTCCCAGCAATCGAATTCGAGACAAAG TAATGTATATAACTTATTAGCTCGAAGGGAGGTATCTCCTCGAACAAAACGGACTCCAAAAATATTATGGGGCAAGGCATCAAGTCATACTGATTTCTCGGGAATCAAATGTGAAATAGCTAAAGATGCGAAACAGGAGCTTTTTTCATG GGCTGAGGCAGAGTCATTGTTACGTTTATCAGCCAGGTATTGCCCTCTACTACCTCCACCAAGGTCTACCATTGCAGCAGCCTTCAGTGCCGATGGAAGGACACTTGCTTCTACCCA TGGAGATCATACGGTCAAGATAATCGACTATCAAACTGGAAAATGCTTAAAGGTGTTGAGTGGTCATCGGAGGACACCTTGGGTG GTGAGATTCCATCCGCTCCATCCAGAAGTTCTTGCAAGTGGAAGTTTGGACCATGAAGTTCGATTATGGGATGCAAAATCTGCAGATTGTATTGGATCACGCGACTTTT ATCGCCCAATAGCTTCAATTGCCTTCCATGCCCAAGGGGAAATTTTGGCTGTAGCTTCAGGCCGCAAG CTCTATATATGGCACTACAATAGGAGAGGGGAGGCTTCCTCGCCAAGGATTATACTGAGGACATGCCGTTCACTCCGTGCTGTGCACTTCCACCCACATGCTGCGCCATTTCTTCTTACTGCTGAG GTCAACGATCTTGACTCATCAGACCCTTCAATGACACTTGCAACTTCCCCTGGATACTTGCGCTACCCCCCTCCTACTATATATTTGGCAGATACTCACTCTTCTTATAGATCAAATTCTGGAAATGAACCACCAATTATGTCTATACCATTTTTGCTTTGGCCGTCGATTGGTCGACGTGACGGAATGTCACCTTCCCAGCAGAATAATGGGGATGCAAACCCTAATGCTTCACAACAGATGTTGGATTCTTCTGCCTCTGTGCGGCTTCTCACCTTTTCAACTCCTTCTGGACGGTATGAACTTGTATTGTCTCCGATCGAATCGAGTAGTTCTCCTGTGCGACAAGATGTGCAAAATAATTCCTTAACAAGGGAAATGGATGATGCTGTTTCTCAGCCTGCAGTGGCTGCAATGGAGTCAGATATGCAGGCCGAAGAGACAAGCAATCCTTTTTTTCCAATTGGTGACTCAGCATATTGGGAGATTCCATTTTTGCAAGGCTGGTTTATTGGTCAAACTCAAGCTGGCCAACCTGCGTTGCCCCCACAAAATGGAGGCGCTAGTGAAGGTTTGTCTTCCTATAGTGCAATGGGGAACCCATCATCGATTGTTCCTCTGGTAATTCCAAACAATGTTGGCACGTCAAGGGTTTCTAGTAGATCAGGTTCACGCCACCGGTCCTCACGGTCTCGCACGATACCAACAGTTGGATCTAGTGATGTTGCTGCTTTTAACCGTATTCCATCAGACCAGAGCAATTCACAACCTTTCATGAATCAAGTGCAATCCGAGGTAGCCATATCTCTAGCTGCAGCTGCAGCTGCCGAATTACCTTGCACAGTGAAACTTAGAATATGGTCTCATGATGTGAAAAATCCTTGCGCTCCTCTTGATACAAAACAATGTCTCTTAACGATTCCCCATGCTGTACTCTGTAG TGAAATGGGTGCACATTTTTCACCATGTGGAAGATTTTTAGCTGTCTGTGTGGCGTGTATCCTGCCAAACATGGAAGCGGATCCAGGGTTCCAAGGCCATGTTCGGCATGATGTAACAGAAGCTTCAACATCTCCAACTGGGCATCCAGTTTTAGCACACCAAGTTGTGTATGAGCTAAGGATTTATTCCCTTGAAGCAGCTGC TTTTGGCTCAGTTCTAGCATCTCGAGCTATCAGAGCTGCTCATTGTTTGACTTCAATACAG TTCTCTCCTACATCAGAGCATCTGCTACTTGCCTACGGTCGGCGCCACAGTTCCCTTCTTAAAAGTGTCGTTATTGATGGAGATCAGACAATGCCAATTTATACTATCCTGGAG ATCTATAGAATTTCCGATATGGAACTTGTGACGGTTCTTCCCAGTGCAGAAGATGAGGTTAATGTAGCCTGTTTCCATCCTGCAGTTGGTGGTGGCTTTGTATATGGAACCAAG GAAGGAAAGCTTAGGATTCTTCAGTGTGATATATCCCACGAATTTAATGGTGAAGTATCCTCCATTCCTGATTACAACATGTTTGAG GTTCCGGCATATACAATAGGAGGCTGA
- the LOC142518481 gene encoding uncharacterized protein LOC142518481 isoform X1 produces MGSSHTKDKCNPSEKVVGSLKNKVRLLQGEINEMMSIRASEYRSYERESIFFELKQAEWKRDRRRLKAELKRLRMACEEKEEMRLECMGNKGDECENGWQMGRDETVEKWKQLYLAVKIELDDLIQRTHREERMGWKTEEEDMLTELKKELRSKEEKIEILQAKLISMEDQESRREREMDIIRQSLRIMKHKKTATTSARGQSRDSDI; encoded by the exons ATGGGCAGTTCTCACACCAAAGACAAGTGCAACCCGAGTGAAAAGGTGGTGGGAAGTCTGAAAAACAAAGTGAGGCTTCTCCAAGGGGAGATCAACGAGATGATGAGCATTAGAGCGAGTGAATACCGATCTTACGAGCGCGAATCGATCTTTTTCGAGCTTAAGCAAGCGGAGTGGAAGAGGGATAGGAGAAGACTGAAAGCGGAGCTGAAGAGACTGAGAATGGCTTGTGAAGAAAAGGAAGAGATGAGGTTGGAATGCATGGGAAACAAGGGTGATGAATGTGAGAATGGTTGGCAAATGGGGAGGGATGAAACTGTGGAGAAATGGAAACAGCTCTATCTTGCAGTCAAGATTGAGCTTGATGATCTTATCCAGAGGACTCATAGAG AAGAAAGAATGGGTTGGAAAACAGAGGAAGAAGACATGTTGACGGAGTTGAAGAAGGAACTTAGATCCAAAGAAGAGAAAATTGAGATTCTACAAGCAAAGCTAATATCAATGGAGGATCAAGAATCCAGGAGGGAAAGGGAGATGGACATAATAAGACAGAGCTTGAGAATTATGAAGCACAAGAAGACAGCAACCACTTCGGCCAGAGGTCAATCGAGAGATTCAGACATATGA
- the LOC142518481 gene encoding uncharacterized protein LOC142518481 isoform X2 produces MGSSHTKDKCNPSEKVVGSLKNKVRLLQGEINEMMSIRASEYRSYERESIFFELKQAEWKRDRRRLKAELKRLRMACEEKEEMRLECMGNKGDECENGWQMGRDETVEKWKQLYLAVKIELDDLIQRTHRERMGWKTEEEDMLTELKKELRSKEEKIEILQAKLISMEDQESRREREMDIIRQSLRIMKHKKTATTSARGQSRDSDI; encoded by the exons ATGGGCAGTTCTCACACCAAAGACAAGTGCAACCCGAGTGAAAAGGTGGTGGGAAGTCTGAAAAACAAAGTGAGGCTTCTCCAAGGGGAGATCAACGAGATGATGAGCATTAGAGCGAGTGAATACCGATCTTACGAGCGCGAATCGATCTTTTTCGAGCTTAAGCAAGCGGAGTGGAAGAGGGATAGGAGAAGACTGAAAGCGGAGCTGAAGAGACTGAGAATGGCTTGTGAAGAAAAGGAAGAGATGAGGTTGGAATGCATGGGAAACAAGGGTGATGAATGTGAGAATGGTTGGCAAATGGGGAGGGATGAAACTGTGGAGAAATGGAAACAGCTCTATCTTGCAGTCAAGATTGAGCTTGATGATCTTATCCAGAGGACTCATAGAG AAAGAATGGGTTGGAAAACAGAGGAAGAAGACATGTTGACGGAGTTGAAGAAGGAACTTAGATCCAAAGAAGAGAAAATTGAGATTCTACAAGCAAAGCTAATATCAATGGAGGATCAAGAATCCAGGAGGGAAAGGGAGATGGACATAATAAGACAGAGCTTGAGAATTATGAAGCACAAGAAGACAGCAACCACTTCGGCCAGAGGTCAATCGAGAGATTCAGACATATGA